Proteins from a genomic interval of Rattus norvegicus strain BN/NHsdMcwi chromosome 2, GRCr8, whole genome shotgun sequence:
- the Car2 gene encoding carbonic anhydrase 2: MSHHWGYSKSNGPENWHKEFPIANGDRQSPVDIDTGTAQHDPSLQPLLICYDKVASKSIVNNGHSFNVEFDDSQDFAVLKEGPLSGSYRLIQFHFHWGSSDGQGSEHTVNKKKYAAELHLVHWNTKYGDFGKAVQHPDGLAVLGIFLKIGPASQGLQKITEALHSIKTKGKRAAFANFDPCSLLPGNLDYWTYPGSLTTPPLLECVTWIVLKEPITVSSEQMSHFRKLNFNSEGEAEELMVDNWRPAQPLKNRKIKASFK, encoded by the exons GACCAGAGAACTGGCACAAGGAGTTCCCCATTGCCAATGGAGACCGACAGTCCCCTGTGGACATTGACACCGGGACTGCCCAGCATGACCCTTCCCTACAGCCTCTGCTCATATGTTACGATAAGGTTGCTTCCAAGAGCATTGTCAacaatggccattccttcaacgTTGAGTTTGATGACTCCCAGGACTTTGCAG TGCTGAAAGAGGGACCCCTCAGTGGCTCCTACAGATTGATCCAGTTTCACTTTCACTGGGGCTCATCTGATGGCCAGGGCTCTGAGCACACcgtgaacaaaaaaaaatatgctgCAGAG CTTCACTTGGTTCACTGGAACACCAAATATGGGGATTTTGGAAAAGCTGTGCAGCACCCAGATGGACTGGCTGTTTTAGGTATTTTTTTGAAG ATTGGACCTGCCTCACAAGGCCTTCAGAAAATCACTGAAGCACTGCATTCCATTAAAACAAAG GGGAAACGTGCAGCCTTTGCTAACTTTGATCCTTGCTCCCTTCTTCCTGGAAACTTGGACTACTGGACATATCCTGGCTCTCTGACCACTCCGCCCCTGCTGGAATGTGTGACCTGGATAGTGCTCAAGGAACCCATTACTGTCAGCAGTGAGCAG ATGTCTCATTTCCGTAAACTGAACTTCAATTCGGAGGGGGAGGCTGAAGAACTGATGGTGGACAACTGGCGTCCAGCTCAGCCGCTGAAGAACAGAAAGATCAAGGCGTCCTTTAAATAA